One part of the Flavobacterium johnsoniae UW101 genome encodes these proteins:
- a CDS encoding helix-turn-helix domain-containing protein translates to MNDSKINQKNSPIAYSCYYTQNREGEQFASQHVLSFQISGVLTLNNGSKEYVFNPGDFRFIRRNQLIKFIKQPDPNTAFQSISIYLNQEALRDYSIQYNQKTSLIKSPETEMVLQLKEVPLLKSFMNSLIPYINEDQLITEELQALKVNEAITILLQCNPELKDILFDFNEPGKIDLEAFMKKNFHFNVQLDRFAYLTGRSLATFKRDFQRIFDISPSRWLIQKRLQEAYYQIKEKGKTPSEVYLEVGFEDLSHFSFAFKKQFGMPPSKV, encoded by the coding sequence ATGAACGATTCTAAAATAAATCAGAAAAACTCGCCAATTGCTTATTCCTGTTATTACACACAGAACAGAGAAGGCGAACAGTTTGCTTCACAGCATGTTTTGAGTTTCCAAATTTCGGGAGTACTGACTCTTAATAACGGCAGTAAAGAATATGTTTTTAATCCTGGTGATTTTAGATTCATTAGAAGAAATCAGCTCATAAAATTCATCAAACAACCGGATCCTAATACAGCTTTTCAGTCTATTTCGATTTATCTCAATCAGGAAGCGCTTCGGGATTATTCTATTCAATACAATCAAAAAACGAGTTTAATTAAAAGCCCGGAAACAGAAATGGTTCTTCAGTTAAAAGAAGTGCCGTTATTAAAAAGCTTTATGAATTCGCTGATTCCGTACATAAACGAAGACCAATTAATTACCGAAGAACTTCAGGCTTTAAAAGTAAATGAAGCTATTACGATTTTACTGCAATGCAATCCGGAATTAAAAGATATTCTTTTTGATTTTAACGAACCCGGAAAAATTGATCTGGAAGCGTTTATGAAAAAGAATTTCCATTTTAACGTGCAACTAGATCGTTTTGCGTATTTAACCGGCAGAAGTCTTGCAACTTTTAAAAGGGATTTTCAGCGTATTTTCGATATTTCGCCAAGCCGATGGCTCATTCAGAAAAGATTACAGGAAGCGTATTATCAAATTAAAGAAAAAGGAAAAACACCTTCTGAAGTTTATTTGGAAGTAGGTTTTGAAGATTTATCGCATTTTTCGTTTGCGTTTAAAAAACAGTTTGGAATGCCTCCTTCTAAAGTTTGA
- a CDS encoding Crp/Fnr family transcriptional regulator encodes MTFKSKNPFKMQAKTLLQEHIAKTASLTQEEFDYFFSHFKSLTFKKGQTIISEGDKVDCEYFVISGCLKAFFINDEIKMYILQFAMPTWWTSDYNALYNQTPAQINVDCITDAEVLCLSSADREKLCAEFHQIEHFFRWRTNKGYIASQKRLLSFMNNNVKTRYEELLALYPQLYNLVPKHLIASYLGVSRETLSRLHNS; translated from the coding sequence ATGACTTTCAAATCAAAAAATCCATTTAAAATGCAGGCTAAAACACTTTTACAAGAGCATATCGCTAAAACAGCTTCGCTTACTCAAGAAGAATTTGATTATTTCTTTTCGCATTTCAAATCTTTGACTTTTAAAAAAGGACAAACGATTATCAGCGAAGGCGATAAAGTCGATTGTGAATATTTTGTGATTTCAGGGTGTTTGAAAGCTTTCTTTATAAATGATGAAATCAAAATGTACATTCTTCAGTTTGCCATGCCAACCTGGTGGACATCTGATTATAATGCACTTTATAACCAAACTCCCGCACAAATAAATGTAGATTGTATTACAGATGCCGAAGTACTGTGTTTATCCAGCGCCGATCGCGAAAAACTCTGTGCAGAATTTCATCAAATAGAACATTTCTTTCGCTGGAGAACCAATAAAGGGTATATTGCTTCTCAAAAACGCCTTCTATCATTTATGAATAATAATGTAAAAACGCGTTATGAAGAACTTTTGGCTTTATATCCGCAATTGTACAATTTAGTGCCAAAACATTTAATTGCTTCTTATTTAGGAGTTTCCAGAGAAACTTTAAGCCGGCTTCATAATTCTTAG
- a CDS encoding DUF1223 domain-containing protein, whose protein sequence is MKKIKIISAFAMLFFLTGNTIFSQSNQDKKGFALLELYTSEGCSSCPPADELLGKIQNELKDKNVYVLSYHVDYWDKQGWKDIFSNADFTKRQYDYAKYMEKDPIYTPQVIINGKIDYVGSQETSLRNGIKSALSKPVSTNLSLEASQNANSLSVNYNVESTSKNSRLLIAIVQKEAKSNVKRGENAHRVLSHYQIVRNLQFVDLNKAKKGTALVHLPKNYNTQDFEIIGFVQDMNSGAILEVKRA, encoded by the coding sequence ATGAAAAAGATAAAAATAATAAGTGCTTTTGCAATGCTGTTTTTCTTAACAGGAAATACGATTTTCAGCCAAAGCAATCAGGATAAAAAGGGTTTTGCCCTTTTAGAATTATACACTTCTGAAGGCTGTTCGAGCTGTCCTCCGGCAGACGAATTATTAGGGAAAATTCAAAATGAATTAAAAGATAAAAATGTTTACGTACTTTCTTATCACGTTGACTATTGGGATAAACAAGGCTGGAAAGACATTTTCAGCAATGCAGATTTCACTAAAAGACAATACGATTATGCAAAATACATGGAGAAAGATCCAATCTATACACCGCAGGTAATTATTAATGGAAAAATAGATTATGTTGGTTCTCAGGAAACCAGTCTGCGAAACGGAATTAAATCGGCACTTTCTAAACCAGTTTCTACAAATTTAAGTTTAGAAGCCAGTCAAAATGCGAATTCACTTTCTGTAAACTATAATGTCGAAAGCACTTCAAAAAACAGTCGTTTATTAATTGCGATTGTTCAAAAAGAAGCCAAAAGCAATGTAAAAAGAGGAGAGAACGCACACAGGGTTTTATCACATTATCAAATTGTTCGCAATCTGCAGTTTGTAGATTTAAACAAAGCCAAAAAAGGAACAGCATTGGTTCATCTTCCTAAAAATTATAATACACAGGATTTTGAGATTATCGGATTTGTTCAGGATATGAATTCAGGGGCAATTTTAGAAGTAAAACGAGCTTAA
- a CDS encoding DoxX family protein has translation MNAKTTKIIYWTGIILTSLWFGASGFFELTTNKLVWEITQLLGYPAHFIYILGVMKVSGVITLLIPNKLLRLKEWVFAGVFFDIIFAFFSKLVVLGFPATVDAIIAFVMVSVTYIMFRKLYSVTYKARVLEEN, from the coding sequence ATGAATGCAAAAACAACAAAAATTATTTATTGGACAGGAATTATTTTAACTTCTTTATGGTTTGGTGCCAGCGGATTTTTTGAATTGACAACAAACAAATTAGTTTGGGAAATCACACAACTTTTAGGTTATCCTGCACATTTTATTTACATCCTGGGTGTTATGAAGGTTTCTGGAGTTATCACCTTATTAATTCCTAACAAATTATTACGATTAAAAGAATGGGTATTTGCGGGCGTATTTTTTGACATCATCTTTGCTTTCTTTTCAAAACTGGTTGTCTTAGGTTTCCCCGCAACTGTTGATGCCATTATTGCTTTTGTAATGGTAAGTGTTACTTATATCATGTTTAGAAAATTATACAGCGTAACTTATAAGGCAAGAGTTCTTGAGGAAAATTAA
- a CDS encoding sensor histidine kinase encodes MEKAKRFQVSLKVIWGSSIALAVMASIPKLFDADSTPGDLIINSSITLLFSLFIWYYNIYSLPKFSSQRTNKSLFNWKLLLSVVLGILLMVILVIAHQELFQVSKMDAPIMFELRGVLINLIVYMFLHLLFQNYQTQQMGVELERTKAVHLGAQYELLKQQVNPHFLFNSLNTLKSMVDMQDPQSSDFILKLSDFYRFTLESRKMDLIPLKEELQILDSYVYLLKARFEDGFEVIKEIDAQQYDCAIPPFSLQLLIENCIKHNIVSLDKPLKIKLYTENDFLVIENPIQLKRGTLSTGVGLNNINQRFLHLVNKEIEIDKTETHFKVKIPLIYDYHNN; translated from the coding sequence ATGGAAAAAGCAAAACGTTTTCAGGTTTCGCTCAAAGTTATTTGGGGAAGTTCTATTGCGCTGGCAGTTATGGCTTCGATACCTAAATTATTTGATGCCGATTCTACACCTGGAGACCTTATTATAAATTCTTCGATTACACTGCTGTTTTCTCTTTTTATATGGTATTACAACATTTACAGCTTACCTAAATTCTCATCACAGCGCACGAACAAAAGTCTGTTTAACTGGAAACTTTTGCTTAGTGTTGTACTGGGAATTTTGCTGATGGTGATTCTCGTAATCGCACATCAGGAACTTTTTCAGGTTTCAAAAATGGATGCGCCTATTATGTTTGAACTCCGCGGGGTTTTAATCAATTTAATTGTCTATATGTTCCTGCATTTGCTTTTTCAAAATTATCAAACCCAGCAAATGGGAGTAGAACTGGAGCGTACCAAAGCTGTACATCTTGGAGCGCAGTATGAACTTTTGAAACAGCAGGTCAATCCGCATTTTTTGTTTAACAGTCTAAATACTTTAAAATCGATGGTTGATATGCAGGATCCTCAGAGTTCTGATTTTATCCTGAAATTATCTGATTTTTATCGATTTACCCTAGAAAGCCGAAAAATGGATTTGATTCCGTTAAAAGAAGAATTGCAGATTCTGGATTCTTATGTATATCTGCTCAAAGCCCGTTTTGAAGATGGATTTGAAGTTATAAAAGAAATTGATGCCCAGCAGTACGATTGTGCAATTCCGCCTTTTTCACTACAGTTATTGATCGAAAATTGTATCAAACACAATATCGTTTCGCTTGATAAACCTTTGAAAATTAAATTATATACCGAAAATGATTTTCTGGTAATCGAAAACCCAATCCAGCTGAAACGAGGCACTTTGTCAACAGGCGTTGGACTGAACAATATCAATCAGCGATTCCTTCATTTGGTGAACAAAGAAATTGAAATTGACAAAACCGAAACCCATTTTAAAGTTAAAATACCACTAATTTATGACTATCATAATAATTGA
- a CDS encoding LytR/AlgR family response regulator transcription factor: MTIIIIEDEVKTDKALGQLILSIRPDAQILSYIQSIDGAVSYLLENDQPDLIFMDIQLADGLSFEIFKNVEVLSPVIFCTAFDDYAIDAFKSNGIDYVLKPFSRESISQAIKKAGELKNFFQRNKKMMPDFDYLLTRTGENKGKSSFLVFKNNKYQTIQTENIAFFYIKNETPTIVTFDKTEYQITQSLDEVHKLLSPIQFFRINRQYLVNFSAIREAEHYFSRKLILKLTIPTEEKLLVGKEKATAFLSWLENR, translated from the coding sequence ATGACTATCATAATAATTGAAGATGAAGTAAAAACGGACAAAGCGCTTGGTCAGCTTATTTTGAGTATCAGACCCGATGCTCAGATTTTGTCGTATATTCAAAGTATAGACGGTGCTGTGAGTTATCTTTTAGAAAACGATCAGCCCGATTTAATTTTTATGGATATTCAGCTGGCGGATGGTTTGAGTTTTGAAATTTTCAAAAACGTTGAGGTTTTATCGCCGGTTATTTTCTGCACCGCTTTTGATGATTATGCAATCGACGCTTTTAAATCAAACGGAATCGATTATGTATTAAAACCTTTTTCAAGAGAAAGTATTTCGCAGGCCATTAAAAAAGCAGGCGAACTGAAAAATTTCTTCCAAAGAAACAAAAAAATGATGCCCGATTTCGATTATCTCTTAACAAGAACGGGCGAAAACAAAGGTAAAAGCAGTTTTTTGGTTTTTAAAAACAATAAATACCAAACCATCCAAACAGAAAATATTGCTTTTTTCTACATCAAAAACGAAACACCAACCATCGTAACTTTTGATAAAACAGAATATCAAATTACACAATCTCTGGATGAGGTTCATAAGCTGTTATCTCCCATTCAGTTTTTCAGAATCAACAGACAATATTTGGTGAACTTTTCGGCAATTAGAGAAGCAGAACATTATTTCTCAAGAAAATTGATTCTAAAACTGACCATTCCAACAGAAGAAAAATTATTAGTTGGGAAAGAGAAAGCAACGGCGTTTTTAAGCTGGCTGGAGAATCGATAG
- a CDS encoding oxidoreductase: MNKIWFITGSSRGLGRNLTEAVLESGDKVAATARDINQLNDLKEKFQDQILPLKLDVTNYDEVHQAVEKAVEHFGRIDVLVNNAGFGIIGAAEAYTSEQVRSQLETNLYAPIEITRAVLPYMRKQKSGRILQISSVGGRVGNPGLTMYQAAKFGLGGFTEALGKEVAPLGIFVTSVEPGGFRTDWAGASMTYAEDIEGYEAVKQRTDFFKAGNFVPVGDPEKAAKVMVDLASHPNPPVHLVLGSEAIGILQSADQDRTEEMEKWMNVSLSTDHVDSESFLDSAQAKWFSGKK; this comes from the coding sequence ATGAACAAAATATGGTTTATTACAGGAAGCTCTCGAGGATTAGGTCGTAATCTTACTGAGGCAGTTTTAGAAAGCGGTGACAAAGTTGCAGCAACTGCACGAGACATTAATCAGTTAAATGATTTAAAAGAAAAATTTCAGGATCAGATTCTGCCTTTAAAATTGGATGTTACCAATTATGATGAAGTACATCAGGCAGTAGAAAAAGCCGTTGAGCATTTTGGAAGAATCGACGTTTTGGTTAACAATGCAGGATTCGGAATTATTGGTGCAGCAGAGGCTTATACAAGCGAACAGGTTCGCAGTCAGTTAGAAACTAATTTATATGCGCCAATTGAAATTACGCGTGCCGTTCTGCCTTACATGCGTAAACAGAAATCAGGACGTATTTTACAAATCAGCTCTGTTGGCGGACGTGTTGGAAATCCGGGATTAACAATGTATCAGGCAGCAAAATTTGGTCTTGGAGGGTTTACAGAGGCTTTAGGCAAAGAAGTTGCACCACTTGGAATTTTTGTAACCAGTGTTGAGCCAGGCGGTTTCCGTACTGATTGGGCTGGCGCATCAATGACATACGCTGAAGATATTGAAGGTTACGAAGCTGTAAAACAACGTACCGATTTCTTTAAAGCTGGAAATTTTGTTCCGGTTGGTGATCCTGAAAAAGCTGCAAAAGTTATGGTTGATCTCGCCTCACACCCAAATCCGCCTGTGCATCTAGTGCTGGGAAGTGAGGCTATTGGAATCTTGCAAAGCGCTGATCAGGACAGAACTGAAGAAATGGAAAAATGGATGAATGTAAGTTTGTCTACAGATCACGTAGATTCTGAGAGTTTTCTAGATTCTGCGCAAGCTAAATGGTTTAGCGGTAAAAAATAA